The stretch of DNA CGGCGCGATCGGGACGGTGCGACAGGACGATGACCCTCTCGCCCCGCATGTGGAGCTCGCGCGCGATCGCACCGCCAACGAAACCGGAGCCTCCGACGACCGCGATGCGGAGCGGTGCGTCCTGTGCCCGGACCAGCGGGAGGAGACGCTCAATGGCTCGACGCCGGTGTTCGAAGATCGCGGCGAGCCGGCGCCGGACCACGAGTGCGTTCACGAGATCGCCGAGCGGTCCGAAGGGCAGCTCGTACGTGACCGAGTCGGTGATGCGCGTCCCGATCACGTCGCCGATGCGCGCCGCGTCGAACGTGTGGGTGTGCTCCCACCGCGCGTATGGTCCACGCACCTGCACGTCCACAAAAGCGTCTGGCGCGTCGTAACGCGTGATCTCACTGACCCACGTCGTGGGGATGGCGAGCAGCGTACGGAGGCGATACGCCACACGCAGGCCTGCGCGCATGACACGGTCCGGGCTGGTGAGCTCGAAGCGCATATCG from Candidatus Limnocylindria bacterium encodes:
- a CDS encoding NAD(P)H-binding protein; its protein translation is MSVHQLSAEQFVPSSKAEVFAFFSRPENLGRITPADMRFELTSPDRVMRAGLRVAYRLRTLLAIPTTWVSEITRYDAPDAFVDVQVRGPYARWEHTHTFDAARIGDVIGTRITDSVTYELPFGPLGDLVNALVVRRRLAAIFEHRRRAIERLLPLVRAQDAPLRIAVVGGSGFVGGAIARELHMRGERVIVLSHRPDRAAAEQPDGVETRRADVADPRSLERALDGVDALVISLAFPNSPMESPRLGHTFEAVDAAGTERLVAAAAAAGVRRIVYISGAGAASDSPRSWFRAKWRAERAVRESGIAYTII